A window from Plectropomus leopardus isolate mb chromosome 3, YSFRI_Pleo_2.0, whole genome shotgun sequence encodes these proteins:
- the pla2g4ab gene encoding cytosolic phospholipase A2 yields the protein MASNIIVEQQFSHRFIVTVVRAESVTKGALGDLLDTPDPYVELFIPTAPESRKKTKHIDNDINPKWNETFHFILDPNQQNVLELTLMDANYVMDETLGTTTYEISKLRVGQKKMESFLIGKATKVYLEMSLEICTKLDLRFSLALCDKEKQFRQTRRERVMLGIKKLLDMEKPRFLPSSPEEVPVIAIAGSGGGFRAMVGFSGVMKALFESGVLDCATYVAGLSGSTWYMSTLYSHSDFPNKGPKDINPELMKRVSSNPLKLLLPQHITNYIQALWTKKASGQPVTFTDIFGMLIGETLIPARMDIKLSDIQEKINQAQSPLPLFTCLHVKPDVSELMFADWVEFSPYEIGMAKYGTFMTPDLFGSKFFMGTVVKKYAENPLHFLMGVWGSAFSILFNRVLGVKDTAGGSTMEEELEQIKPQHIVGEDSLDNDDEPRKAGTENQEAEDEYHRTAKASWGERMFTSLFSDSSLFNTREGRAGKVHNFMLGLNLNTSMPFSPASEVPCYAPTPEEEVDAVTDPDEFDRIYEPLDVKSKKIHVVDSGLTYNLPYPLILRPQRGVNLIISFDFSARPSDSSPPFKELLLAEKWARMNKLPFPKIDPKVFDREGLKECYVFKPKKGEKNCPTVIHFVLVNINFRTFKAPGVPRETEMEKELADFDIFDDPESPFSTFNFQYSNEAFTRLHDLMEFNTLNNLEVIKEAIKDCIVSLKENPSCRSVPFSLSAIPKKKFVKRDSLAKPWNLLGNDKQ from the exons ATGGCCTCCAATATCATT GTGGAGCAGCAGTTTTCTCACAGATTCATAGTGACGGTGGTTCGAGCCGAGAGTGTCACCAAGGGAGCACTGGGTGACCTGT TGGACACCCCAGATCCATATGTGGAGCTGTTCATCCCAACGGCCCCAGAGAGCAGAAAGAAGACCAAGCACATAGACAACGACATCAACCCAAAATGGAACGAGacctttcattttattttagatccAAACCAGCAAAACGTCCTGGAG TTAACATTAATGGACGCCAATTATGTGATGGACGAGACACTTGGGACGACGACATATGAAATCTCCAAGCTCAGAGTAGGCCAGAAAAAGATGGAGTCCTTCCTCATTGGCAAA gcaACCAAAGTATACTTAGAGATGTCGCTGGAGATCTG CACCAAACTGGACCTGCGGTTCAGCCTGGCGTTGTGTGACAAAGAGAAGCAGTTCAGACAGACCCGCAGGGAGAGAGTGATGCTGGGCATCAAGAAGCTGCTCGACATGGAGAAGCCTCGTTTCCTCCCCAGCTCTCCAGAGGAG GTACCAGTGATAGCCATAGCAGGCTCAGGAGGCGGTTTCCGCGCCATGGTTGGCTTTTCAGGTGTGATGAAAGCCCTGTTTGAGTCTGGGGTCCTGGATTGTGCAACATATGTTGCAGGCCTCTCCGGATCAACATg GTACATGTCTACTCTCTACTCCCACTCAGACTTTCCAAATAAGGGCCCAAAAGACATTAACCCAGAGCTGATGAAGAGAGTTAGCAGTAACCCACTGAAGCTGTTGCTGCCCCAACACATCACCAACTACATCCAGGCCCTCTGGACCAAAAAGGCTTCAGGGCAGCCTGTTACCTTTACTGATATCTTCGGTATGCTCATAGGAGAGACGCTCATTCCTGCG AGGATGGACATCAAACTGAGTGACATCCAAGAGAAAATAAACCAGGCTCAGagtcctcttcctctcttcactTGTCTGCATGTTAAGCCAGATGTTTCTGAGCTCATGTTTGCAG ATTGGGTGGAGTTCAGCCCGTATGAAATTGGAATGGCAAAGTACGGCACCTTCATGACCCCAGACTTGTTTGGAAGCAAATTCTTCATGGGAACAGTTGTCAAGAAATATGCAGAGAACCCTCTTCATTTTCTGATGG GTGTATGGGGCAGCGCCTTCTCCATTCTGTTCAACAGAGTGCTGGGAGTCAAAGACACAGCTGGTGGCAGCACCATGGAGGAAGAGTTAG AGCAGATCAAACCGCAGCACATCGTCGGAGAAGACAGTCTGGATAATGACGATGAGCCACGTAAAG CCGGAACAGAGAACCAGGAGGCAGAGGACGAGTACCATCGCACTGCTAAAGCCAGCTGGGGTGAACGAATGTTCACGTCGCTCTTTAGTGACTCATCCCTGTTCAACACAAGAGAGGGCCGCGCTGGGAAA GTGCATAACTTCATGCTGGGCCTGAACCTGAACACCAGCATGCCGTTCTCACCGGCAAGTGAGGTGCCATGCTATGCCCCAACAcctgaggaggaggtggatgcTGTCACAG ACCCAGACGAGTTTGATCGAATATACGAGCCTCTCGATGTGAAGAGCAAAAAGATCCATGTAGTGGACAGCGGCCTGACCTACAACCTTCCCTACCCTCTCATCCTGCGGCCACAGCGTGGCGTCAACCTCATCATCTCCTTTGACTTTTCTGCACGACCCAGTGACTCCAGCCCTCCATTCAAG GAGCTCCTGTTGGCAGAAAAGTGGGCTCGGATGAACAAGCTTCCGTTCCCCAAGATCGACCCCAAAGTGTTTGACCGTGAGGGCCTGAAGGAATGCTATGtctttaaaccaaaaaaaggggaaaagaacTGCCCAACTGTCATCCACTTTGTCCTGGTCAACATCAACTTCAGGACATTCAAGGCACCTG GTGTTCCCAGAGAGACTGAGATGGAGAAGGAGCTGGCTGATTTTGACATCTTTGATGACCCCGAGTCACCATTCTCCACTTTTAACTTCCAGTACTCTAACGAGGCTTTCACCCGACTGCATGACCTCATGGAGTTCAACACTCTCAACAACCTGGAG
- the ptgs2b gene encoding prostaglandin G/H synthase 2, which yields MNRLTFAVFLLALGFLVCEGGNPCCSEPCQNRGVCTALGADEYECDCTRTGYHGQNCTTPEFLTWVKFFLKPSPNTVHYLLTHFKGFWNIINNISFLRDAIMRYVLTSRSHFIDSPPTFNADYGYKSWEAYSNLSYYTRTLPPVAEDCPTPMGVAGKKELPDAKLLAEKLLMRRQFIPDPQGTSLMFAFFAQHFTHQFFKSDMKKGPAFTVAKGHGVDLSHIYGDNLERQHKLRLMKDGKLKYQILDGEVYPPTVKEVGVDMHYPPHVPDSHRFAVGHEAFGLVPGLMMYATIWLREHNRVCDVLKEVHPDWDDERLFQTTRLILIGETIKIVIEDYVQHLSGYHFKLKFDPELLFNQRFQYQNRIASEFNTLYHWHPLMPDSFHIEETDYNYKQFVFNTSVVTEHGINNLVESFTKQIAGRVAGGRNVPGPIMYVAIKSIENSRQMRYQGLNAYRKRFSMKPYSSFEDMTGEKEMAAVLEDFYGHIDAVELYPGLLVEKPRPNSIFGETMVEMGAPFSLKGLMGNPICSPEYWKPSTFGGTVGFDIINTASLQKLVCNNVQGPCPVASFHVPDIKETGSMVINSSTSHSRGNDINPTVILKKRTTEL from the exons ATGAACAGACTTACATTTGCGGTTTTCCTCTTGGCACTGGGCTTTCTTGTCTGCGAAGGGG GTAACCCATGTTGCTCAGAGCCATGCCAGAACAGGGGCGTTTGCACAGCGCTTGGAGCAGATGAATATGAGTGTGACTGCACACGAACAGGATATCATGGACAAAACTGCACAACAC CTGAATTCCTCACCTGGGTCAAATTCTTCCTGAAGCCATCACCCAACACCGTCCACTACCTTCTCACCCACTTCAAGGGCTTCTggaacatcatcaacaacatctCATTTCTCAGGGATGCCATCATGAGATATGTACTGACAT CCCGATCCCACTTCATTGACAGTCCTCCAACTTTCAATGCGGATTACGGTTACAAAAGCTGGGAAGCCTATTCCAACCTTTCCTACTATACGCGCACCCTCCCCCCTGTTGCAGAGGATTGCCCAACCCCAATGGGAGTAGCAG GTAAAAAGGAGCTACCTGATGCTAAGCTTTTGGCTGAGAAGCTTCTCATGAGAAGACAGTTTATCCCCGACCCACAGGGCACCAGCCTGATGTTTGCATTCTTCGCACAGCATTTTACCCACCAGTTCTTTAAATCTGATATGAAGAAAGGACCTGCTTTTACCGTAGCTAAAGGTCATGGG gTGGACCTCAGCCACATTTATGGAGACAACCTGGAAAGGCAACACAAGCTCAGACTCATGAAGGATGGCAAGCTTAAATATCAG ATCCTGGATGGTGAGGTGTATCCCCCAACAGTAAAGGAAGTGGGTGTCGACATGCACTACCCTCCTCATGTTCCAGACTCTCACCGCTTCGCTGTGGGCCATGAGGCGTTTGGCCTGGTCCCTGGTCTGATGATGTATGCCACCATCTGGCTGCGGGAGCACAACCGAGTTTGTGATGTGTTGAAAGAGGTCCACCCCGACTGGGACGATGAGAGACTTTTCCAGACCACACGGCTGATTCTGATTG GTGAGACCATCAAGATTGTGATCGAGGACTACGTGCAGCACCTGAGCGGCTATCACTTTAAACTCAAGTTCGACCCCGAGCTGCTGTTCAACCAGCGCTTCCAGTACCAGAACCGCATCGCATCCGAGTTCAACACCCTGTACCACTGGCACCCTCTGATGCCTGATAGCTTCCACATTGAGGAGACAGATTACAACTATAAACAGTTTGTCTTCAACACATCTGTTGTGACCGAGCATGGCATAAACAACCTTGTGGAGTCGTTTACCAAGCAGATTGCTGGACGG gttGCCGGTGGCCGAAATGTCCCAGGACCTATCATGTACGTGGCCATTAAGTCTATTGAAAACAGCAGACAAATGCGCTACCAGGGTCTGAACGCCTACAGGAAACGATTCTCCATGAAGCCCTACTCCTCTTTTGAAGACATGACAG gagagaaagaaatggCCGCGGTGCTTGAGGATTTCTACGGGCACATTGACGCTGTGGAGCTGTACCCAGGTCTGCTGGTGGAGAAACCTAGACCTAACTCTATCTTTGGAGAGACCATGGTGGAGATGGGCGCCCCATTCTCCCTCAAGGGCTTAATGGGAAATCCAATCTGCTCCCCAGAGTACTGGAAGCCGAGCACATTCGGAGGCACCGTGGGCTTCGACATCATCAACACCGCCTCCCTGCAGAAGCTCGTCTGCAATAATGTCCAGGGACCCTGTCCCGTGGCATCCTTTCATGTGCCAGACATTAAAGAGACGGGGTCCATGGTCATCAACTCAAGTACATCACACTCACGCGGGAATGACATCAACCCCacagtcattttgaaaaaaaggactaCTGAGCtctaa